The sequence GTGAAGTTGATAGCCCAGACGCGCTGACACTGATGGCGGAATTGTCGGTGCAACTGGCTGAGATCACCGGTGATAGCGGTACATCCTCGTTTGATCCTGCTGCTATACAAGCGGATGGAGGTTGTTTTATGTTGGTACGCAATGCTGCCGATGAAGCCGTAGCTTGTGGGGCGCTGCGTCGATTAACTTCTGGCGTTGCGGAGTTAAAACGGATGTATGTACGTGAGCCTGGTAATGGTATTGGTCGTAAATTATTACATGCTCTGGAACAACAGGCTCGATGGTTGGGGTATCGCCAACTGTGGCTGGAAACTCGAAGAGTGAACCTGCGTGCCATCAAGTTTTATCTGGCTCAGG comes from Serratia sarumanii and encodes:
- a CDS encoding GNAT family N-acetyltransferase produces the protein MQLAEITGDSGTSSFDPAAIQADGGCFMLVRNAADEAVACGALRRLTSGVAELKRMYVREPGNGIGRKLLHALEQQARWLGYRQLWLETRRVNLRAIKFYLAQGYRIRENYGRYRGNPQAVCFEKVLE